ATCGCCAGCCATGGAAGCTGCATGTCACACCTCGTCACCGAAAACGTCCTGCCATGAACGCGCATCGATCACCCGGTCAATCCACGCATCCAGGGTTTCGAGGTTGGCGGCAAGAACCTTTGCCTCAACCCAGGCAGGCAAGTCGGGAAAACGACTATCCAATGAACCTTTCATCAGCAACCTCCTCAAGCCAACGATGATCCGTTCAAACGCAACGGAGATCCTGAACAACCCGGCATGCTCGACTGTTTCGAACGCTTTTTTCCGCTCCTCCTGACGACTGGCAAAGCATTTCAAGGGGGCAGTGCCAGCAGGTTTTCGTCGTTGTCGACAGAGTCATCTCCAGATGACCTCGACACCGCTGGCCAACAACAGTACACCGAGGCTCTGCATAAGCCGTTGCTGGGAGAGGCCACACCCCTGTCGGCCACCGAACGGAATGGCGAGCAACCCCCCCAGAGTGATGGCCAAGAGCACTTCAGGAAGCATGATGCCCAGAGTGTCCGGTGGCAAAACCTCCTGGTGCCACCCGGCATTCACCAGACCCGTACTCCCGGCCAGGGTAAGAAAAAAACCTGTCACAGCTGTCGTTGCCACCGCCTGGTGTACGGCCACGCCGGTTACAAAGATCAACGTCGGCACGAGCAGAATGGTCCCCCCAATGCCAAACATGCCACCAAAAAATCCGATCCCCACCCCAAACAACCAACACAGCCACCCATCATCCTTCTGCATGCCACCCTGCCCGGTCGATGGCTCCGATGGTTCCAATCCTGCCTCGTTCTGATCGGGATCTCCATTTTCTTCGCTGTTTCCGACGGGGAGTTCCTGCAACATGCGCAGACCCATGGCCATCATGAGGAACGCCAACCCCGCCTCGATAAAGGTGCCCGGCAAAAAGGGCGCAAAAGACTCCCCAACGAGCAGACCCAGCAGGATGCCCGGGAAAAAATGGCGTACCAGATCCCAACGCACGAGGTCACGGCGATGGTAATAACCGGCCACAGCCAAGTCGATGATCACGGAGGTGGCGATCACATGGCCGACAGCGGTCTGCCAGGCCAAAAACGGGGCCAAACCATCCAGGTGGAAAAGCAGCAACAGGGCAGGTACCATGACCATGCCGCCACCCACACCGGAGAAGCCGGCAAAATACCCACCCAGCAGACCCACGACAACACTGCCAGGGACGAGAATGGACATAAGGTTGTTACTTCCCGCAGAATCGGAGTTGGTGAACCGTCTTCCTGACCGCCAGGCAAGACCACTTTAAACCGAATCATGGCAAAAAACAAAACCCCGCACACCACGCTGATCCCTGCGGCAGCCCGGGTGGCCCGCATGCTGCGCCGGGCCGGCCTGGCCCCTTATCCGGGTCTGATCGATCCCAAAGGGGGCAAGGGGGGCGCGTTCCGCATCAAGGTGACCAGCGATCCAGGGCGGATCCGCATTCGGGTGGCCG
This window of the Magnetococcales bacterium genome carries:
- a CDS encoding sulfite exporter TauE/SafE family protein produces the protein MSILVPGSVVVGLLGGYFAGFSGVGGGMVMVPALLLLFHLDGLAPFLAWQTAVGHVIATSVIIDLAVAGYYHRRDLVRWDLVRHFFPGILLGLLVGESFAPFLPGTFIEAGLAFLMMAMGLRMLQELPVGNSEENGDPDQNEAGLEPSEPSTGQGGMQKDDGWLCWLFGVGIGFFGGMFGIGGTILLVPTLIFVTGVAVHQAVATTAVTGFFLTLAGSTGLVNAGWHQEVLPPDTLGIMLPEVLLAITLGGLLAIPFGGRQGCGLSQQRLMQSLGVLLLASGVEVIWR